Proteins from a single region of Streptomyces spinoverrucosus:
- the paaN gene encoding phenylacetic acid degradation protein PaaN: MAAELTAHELITQHRPTLDQALEAIRTRAYWSPHPEHPKAYGENGSLDAAAGKAAFDALLGNRLDLGQPGTDDWVEGEVSPYGIELGVSYPHADIDVLLPAMRAGQRAWRDAGPEARAMVCLEILKRISDRTHEFAHAVMHTSGQAFMMAFQAGGPHAQDRGLEAVAYAYVEQVRTPDTAEWTKPQGKRDPLALTKRFTAVPRGIGLVIGCNTFPTWNGYPGLFASLATGNAVLVKPHPRAVLPLALTVQVARQVLTEAGFDANLVALAAERPGEGIAKTLAVRPEIRIIDYTGSTAFGDWLEANARQAQVHTEKAGVNTVIVESTGDYKGMLSNLAFSLSLYSGQMCTTPQNLLIPRDGIRTDQGPRSFDEVVADLAQAVDGLLGDDTRANALLGAIVNPDVKARLEAAAGLGEVALASREISNPDFPGAVVRTPVVVKLDGAKPDDEAAYMSECFGPVSFAVAVDSATDAVELLRRTVREKGAMTVGAYTTDEEVEREIEEACLEEAAQLSLNLTGGVYVNQTAAFSDFHGSGGNPAANSALTDGAFVANRFRVVEVRREA, from the coding sequence ATGGCCGCCGAACTCACCGCCCACGAGCTGATCACCCAGCACCGGCCCACCCTCGACCAGGCGCTGGAAGCGATCCGCACACGCGCGTACTGGTCCCCCCACCCCGAGCACCCGAAGGCCTACGGGGAGAACGGCAGCCTGGACGCCGCCGCGGGCAAGGCCGCCTTCGACGCCCTGCTCGGCAACCGCCTCGACCTCGGCCAGCCCGGCACGGACGACTGGGTGGAGGGTGAAGTCTCCCCGTACGGCATCGAGTTGGGCGTCAGCTACCCGCACGCGGACATCGACGTGCTGCTGCCCGCCATGCGGGCCGGACAGCGCGCCTGGCGTGACGCGGGTCCGGAGGCCCGGGCCATGGTCTGCCTGGAGATCCTCAAGCGGATCAGCGACCGGACGCACGAGTTCGCGCACGCCGTCATGCACACCTCCGGCCAGGCCTTCATGATGGCGTTCCAGGCGGGCGGCCCGCACGCGCAGGACCGCGGCCTGGAGGCGGTGGCGTACGCGTACGTGGAGCAGGTCCGCACCCCCGACACCGCGGAGTGGACCAAGCCGCAGGGCAAGCGCGACCCGCTCGCGCTGACCAAGCGGTTCACCGCGGTCCCGCGCGGCATCGGCCTGGTGATCGGCTGCAACACCTTCCCGACGTGGAACGGCTACCCGGGCCTGTTCGCCTCCCTCGCCACCGGCAACGCTGTCCTGGTCAAGCCCCACCCGCGCGCGGTGCTGCCGCTCGCGCTCACCGTGCAGGTGGCGCGCCAGGTGCTCACGGAGGCCGGCTTCGACGCGAACCTGGTCGCGCTGGCCGCCGAGCGCCCCGGTGAGGGCATCGCCAAGACCCTCGCCGTCCGCCCCGAGATCCGGATCATCGACTACACCGGCTCGACGGCGTTCGGCGACTGGCTGGAGGCCAACGCCCGCCAGGCGCAGGTCCACACGGAGAAGGCCGGCGTCAACACGGTGATCGTGGAGTCGACCGGCGACTACAAGGGGATGCTGTCCAACCTGGCGTTCTCGCTGTCGCTGTACAGCGGCCAGATGTGCACCACCCCGCAGAACCTGCTCATCCCCCGCGACGGCATCCGCACCGACCAGGGCCCCAGGTCCTTCGACGAGGTGGTCGCCGACCTCGCCCAGGCGGTCGACGGACTGCTCGGCGACGACACGCGCGCGAACGCGCTGCTCGGCGCCATCGTCAACCCGGACGTCAAGGCACGCCTGGAGGCCGCGGCCGGCCTGGGCGAAGTCGCCCTCGCCTCACGGGAGATCAGCAACCCCGACTTCCCGGGTGCGGTGGTCCGCACGCCCGTGGTCGTCAAGCTGGACGGCGCCAAGCCCGACGACGAGGCCGCCTACATGAGCGAGTGCTTCGGCCCGGTCTCCTTCGCCGTCGCCGTCGACTCGGCCACCGACGCGGTGGAGTTGCTGCGCCGGACCGTCCGCGAGAAGGGCGCGATGACGGTCGGCGCGTACACGACCGACGAGGAGGTCGAGCGGGAGATCGAGGAGGCCTGCCTGGAGGAGGCCGCGCAGCTCTCGCTGAACCTGACCGGTGGGGTGTACGTCAACCAGACCGCCGCCTTCTCCGACTTCCACGGCTCGGGCGGCAACCCGGCGGCCAACTCGGCGCTGACCGACGGGGCGTTCGTCGCGAACCGCTTCCGGGTGGTGGAGGTACGCCGGGAGGCCTGA
- the paaD gene encoding 1,2-phenylacetyl-CoA epoxidase subunit PaaD, with the protein MVTTTALEEELIAIAGSVPDPELPVLTLRELGVLRAVRLRGEDAVDVELTPTYTGCPAIEAMSLDIERALHEHGIREVTVRTVLSPAWSTDDITPEGRRKLREFGIAPPRVGTRSGPVSLELGPTRALTQEPDPVRCPHCGSADTELLSRFSSTACKALRRCLACREPFDHFKEL; encoded by the coding sequence ATGGTGACCACGACCGCCCTGGAAGAGGAACTCATCGCGATCGCCGGCTCGGTGCCCGACCCCGAGCTGCCGGTCCTCACCCTGCGGGAACTGGGCGTCCTGCGCGCGGTACGCCTGCGCGGCGAGGACGCGGTCGACGTCGAGCTGACCCCGACGTACACCGGCTGCCCCGCGATAGAGGCCATGTCCCTGGACATAGAGCGGGCGCTGCACGAGCACGGCATACGGGAGGTCACCGTCCGCACGGTGCTTTCGCCGGCCTGGTCGACGGACGACATCACGCCCGAAGGGCGCCGCAAACTGCGGGAGTTCGGTATCGCACCACCCCGGGTGGGCACGCGTTCCGGACCGGTGTCACTGGAGCTGGGCCCGACGCGCGCGCTCACACAGGAACCGGACCCCGTCCGCTGCCCGCACTGCGGTTCCGCCGACACCGAGCTGCTGAGCCGTTTCTCCTCCACGGCCTGCAAGGCACTCCGGCGCTGCCTGGCGTGCCGTGAACCGTTCGACCACTTCAAGGAGTTGTGA
- a CDS encoding TrmH family RNA methyltransferase produces MNDPAARDSGGSPQQQVSAWRRLAGTSVLLDGFHALKHALRFGAEVPLAVAADREAALALADELAPDVRQTLAALLTEVPESTYASLVPRPHPTAVAALAVRPSREANLRALARTPRSAPVVVLDEPRNLGNAGAVIRLAAGFGATGVVTTGTLDPWHPTVVRGGAGLHFATAVERLDVEELPPGPLFALDPEGEDIRGLKLPDDALLAFGSERSGLSAAVRARADHLVALPMRPQVSSYNLATSVAMTLYHWSATGGAAA; encoded by the coding sequence ATGAACGACCCCGCGGCCAGGGACTCCGGCGGCTCCCCACAGCAGCAGGTGAGCGCCTGGCGCCGCCTCGCCGGCACGTCCGTGCTGCTCGACGGCTTCCACGCCCTCAAGCACGCCCTGCGCTTCGGAGCCGAGGTGCCCCTCGCGGTTGCCGCCGACCGCGAGGCCGCGCTTGCCCTCGCCGACGAGCTCGCGCCGGACGTACGGCAGACGCTGGCCGCGCTGCTCACCGAGGTCCCGGAGTCGACGTACGCCTCCCTGGTGCCGCGCCCGCATCCGACGGCCGTGGCCGCCTTGGCGGTACGGCCGTCCCGTGAGGCCAATCTGCGGGCGCTGGCCCGCACGCCCCGCAGCGCGCCCGTCGTGGTCCTCGACGAGCCGCGCAACCTCGGCAACGCCGGGGCCGTGATCCGGCTGGCGGCCGGCTTCGGGGCGACCGGCGTGGTCACGACCGGCACGCTCGACCCCTGGCATCCCACGGTCGTCCGGGGCGGCGCCGGGCTGCACTTCGCGACCGCCGTGGAGCGGCTGGACGTCGAGGAACTGCCGCCCGGGCCGCTGTTCGCCCTCGACCCGGAGGGCGAGGACATCCGCGGCCTGAAGCTGCCGGACGACGCGCTGCTCGCGTTCGGCTCGGAGCGCAGCGGCCTGTCCGCGGCCGTACGCGCGCGTGCCGACCATCTGGTGGCGTTGCCGATGCGCCCCCAGGTCTCCAGCTACAACCTCGCGACCAGCGTGGCCATGACGCTGTACCACTGGAGCGCCACCGGGGGCGCGGCGGCCTGA
- the paaB gene encoding 1,2-phenylacetyl-CoA epoxidase subunit PaaB translates to MTNTDWPLWEVFVRSRRGLSHTHAGSLHAPDAELALRNARDLYTRRGEGVSIWVVPSSAITASSPDEKDPFFEPAADKPYRHPTFYEIPEGVKHL, encoded by the coding sequence ATGACCAACACCGACTGGCCGCTGTGGGAGGTCTTCGTGCGCTCGCGCCGGGGCCTGTCCCACACCCACGCCGGCAGCCTGCACGCCCCGGACGCGGAGCTGGCCCTGCGCAACGCGCGCGATCTGTACACCCGGCGCGGCGAAGGCGTCTCCATCTGGGTCGTGCCCTCGTCCGCCATCACGGCGTCCTCCCCCGACGAGAAGGACCCGTTCTTCGAACCGGCCGCGGACAAGCCCTACCGCCACCCGACGTTCTACGAGATCCCGGAGGGGGTGAAGCACCTGTGA
- a CDS encoding HTTM domain-containing protein, translated as MSRFALAVSRGIARVTESALGPYQTAVIRIGFTATWLLFLLREIPHRQELYGPDGPWSWDLAEQLIGANGAFTALMWSDGQLWFETVYALGVLTSLLLMLGWRTRTMSVLFMVGVLSLQNRSVFMGDGGDNVLHLMCVYLVFTRCGQVWSLDARRARRAREARARGKRVTDRTGPALWGVFGLVLFGVTMAGRLDGDWLVPALLWGVWVAQALWWLAGRLTRTGQPRILLDVIANILHNGALLVIMAEACLIYATAGWYKIQGSRWQDGTAVYYPLHLEYFSPWPALADLLSASGTLVMLITYGTVIVQVAFPFTLFHRRVKNVLLAAMIIEHAVIAVVLGLPFFSLAMIAADAVFLPTSFLRRLGDWAARARGRLFRRGRPKVPAQRRPDAAERPGDAEQTHVGFTA; from the coding sequence GTGAGCCGCTTCGCCCTGGCCGTCTCCCGGGGTATCGCCCGGGTCACGGAGTCCGCCCTCGGCCCGTACCAGACCGCCGTGATCCGCATCGGGTTCACCGCGACCTGGCTGCTGTTCCTGCTGCGCGAGATCCCGCACCGGCAGGAGCTGTACGGCCCCGACGGCCCGTGGAGCTGGGACCTCGCCGAGCAGCTGATCGGCGCGAACGGCGCCTTCACCGCCCTGATGTGGTCCGACGGGCAGCTCTGGTTCGAGACCGTCTACGCGCTCGGCGTGCTGACCAGCCTGCTGCTGATGCTGGGCTGGCGCACCCGCACCATGTCCGTGCTCTTCATGGTCGGCGTGCTCTCGCTGCAGAACCGCAGCGTCTTCATGGGCGACGGCGGCGACAACGTGCTGCACCTGATGTGCGTGTACCTGGTGTTCACACGATGCGGCCAGGTGTGGTCCCTGGACGCGCGACGGGCCCGGCGCGCACGCGAGGCACGCGCGCGCGGGAAGCGGGTCACCGACCGGACCGGCCCCGCGCTGTGGGGCGTGTTCGGGCTGGTGCTGTTCGGCGTGACCATGGCGGGCCGGCTGGACGGCGACTGGCTGGTGCCGGCGCTGCTGTGGGGCGTGTGGGTGGCGCAGGCCCTGTGGTGGCTCGCGGGGCGCCTCACGCGCACCGGTCAGCCCCGGATCCTGCTCGACGTGATCGCCAACATCCTGCACAACGGCGCGCTGCTCGTGATCATGGCCGAGGCCTGTCTGATCTACGCCACGGCCGGCTGGTACAAGATCCAGGGCTCCCGCTGGCAGGACGGCACCGCCGTCTACTACCCCCTGCACCTGGAGTACTTCTCGCCCTGGCCCGCCCTCGCCGACCTGCTGTCCGCCAGCGGCACCTTGGTCATGCTCATCACGTACGGGACCGTGATCGTCCAGGTCGCCTTTCCGTTCACGCTGTTCCACCGGCGGGTCAAGAACGTCCTGCTGGCCGCGATGATCATCGAGCACGCCGTGATCGCCGTGGTGCTCGGGCTGCCGTTCTTCTCGCTGGCGATGATCGCGGCGGACGCGGTCTTCCTGCCGACGTCGTTCCTGCGCCGCCTGGGTGACTGGGCCGCACGCGCGCGTGGGCGGCTGTTCCGGCGCGGTCGTCCCAAGGTCCCGGCGCAGCGGAGGCCGGACGCCGCCGAGCGCCCGGGGGACGCCGAACAGACCCACGTAGGCTTCACGGCATGA
- the paaA gene encoding 1,2-phenylacetyl-CoA epoxidase subunit PaaA, translated as MATAAAQKTDHTASYDGDGTAAATAGYERAFDAAVAADERIEPRDWMPDAYRATLVRQIAQHAHSEIIGMQPEANWITRAPSLRRKAILMAKVQDEAGHGLYLYSAAETLGTGRDELLDKLHSGRQKYSSIFNYPTLTWADVGAIGWLVDGAAITNQVPLCRCSYGPYARAMVRICKEESFHQRQGYELLLALSRGTPEQHAMAQDAVDRWWWPSLMMFGPPDDASQHSAQSMAWKIKRHSNDELRQRFVDICVPQAESLGLTLPDPNLRWNEERGHHDFGAIDWTEFWEVLKGNGPCNEQRITQRRRAHEEGAWVREAAAAYAAKHSETGATRA; from the coding sequence ATGGCGACAGCAGCCGCGCAGAAGACGGACCACACAGCGTCGTACGACGGGGACGGCACCGCCGCCGCCACCGCCGGGTACGAGCGCGCCTTCGACGCCGCCGTGGCCGCCGACGAGCGCATCGAGCCACGCGACTGGATGCCCGACGCCTACCGGGCGACGCTGGTCCGCCAGATCGCCCAGCACGCGCACTCCGAGATCATCGGCATGCAGCCGGAGGCCAACTGGATCACCCGCGCGCCCTCCCTGCGCCGCAAGGCCATCCTGATGGCCAAGGTCCAGGACGAGGCCGGCCACGGGCTGTACCTGTACAGCGCGGCGGAGACGCTCGGCACGGGCCGCGACGAGCTGCTCGACAAGCTGCACAGCGGCCGCCAGAAGTACTCCTCGATCTTCAACTACCCCACGCTGACCTGGGCGGACGTCGGCGCGATCGGCTGGCTCGTGGACGGCGCCGCGATCACCAACCAGGTGCCGCTGTGCCGCTGCTCCTACGGCCCGTACGCGCGTGCGATGGTCCGCATCTGCAAGGAGGAGTCCTTCCACCAGCGCCAGGGGTACGAGCTGCTGCTGGCCCTCAGCCGCGGCACGCCCGAGCAGCACGCGATGGCGCAGGACGCGGTGGACCGCTGGTGGTGGCCGTCCCTGATGATGTTCGGCCCGCCCGACGACGCATCGCAGCACTCGGCGCAGTCGATGGCCTGGAAGATCAAGCGGCACTCGAACGACGAGCTGCGCCAGCGCTTCGTCGACATCTGCGTCCCCCAGGCCGAGTCCCTCGGCCTCACCCTCCCCGACCCGAACTTGCGGTGGAACGAGGAGCGGGGGCACCACGACTTCGGGGCGATCGACTGGACGGAGTTCTGGGAGGTTCTCAAGGGCAACGGTCCGTGCAACGAGCAGCGCATCACACAGCGCAGGCGGGCGCACGAAGAGGGCGCCTGGGTACGGGAGGCGGCCGCGGCGTACGCGGCCAAGCACAGCGAGACAGGAGCTACGCGCGCATGA
- a CDS encoding DUF5819 family protein — protein MDAQGAKDTYDRGASAPPAGGAQGAPDGVSEPLPGPRTGVAALSPRYQIGVALALAVVAVAVCVHLGMVFLHVAPSNTVTKQHGKAIDEWIYPEFEQNWKLFAPNPLQQNIAVQVRAEIRTGDGSIRTTGWYDLSAQDGRAIDGNLLPSHTQQNELRRAWDFYTATHDGNNRPSGLRGALSETYLRRIVVLRLDRADAAGPGGVVEQVQIRSRTTSVRPPEWSEERISLKPVYRVLPWWSVPHDKAGGGVR, from the coding sequence ATGGACGCGCAGGGCGCGAAGGACACGTACGACAGGGGTGCGAGCGCGCCGCCCGCGGGGGGCGCGCAGGGCGCCCCTGACGGCGTGAGCGAGCCCCTGCCGGGACCCCGCACCGGTGTCGCCGCCCTCTCCCCGCGCTATCAGATCGGCGTCGCGCTGGCCCTCGCCGTCGTCGCGGTCGCCGTCTGTGTACATCTGGGGATGGTCTTTCTGCACGTCGCGCCGTCGAACACGGTCACCAAGCAGCACGGCAAGGCGATCGACGAATGGATCTACCCGGAGTTCGAACAGAACTGGAAACTGTTCGCGCCGAACCCGCTGCAGCAGAACATCGCGGTCCAGGTCCGCGCAGAGATCCGAACGGGTGACGGCAGCATCCGCACCACCGGCTGGTACGACCTGTCCGCGCAGGACGGCAGGGCCATCGACGGCAATCTGCTGCCGAGCCACACCCAGCAGAACGAGCTGCGCCGCGCCTGGGACTTCTACACCGCCACCCACGACGGCAACAACCGCCCCTCGGGCCTGCGCGGCGCGCTGAGCGAGACGTATCTGCGCCGGATCGTGGTGCTGCGCCTGGACCGCGCGGACGCGGCCGGGCCGGGCGGTGTCGTCGAGCAGGTCCAGATCCGCTCGCGGACCACCAGCGTCCGTCCGCCCGAGTGGAGCGAGGAGCGGATATCGCTCAAGCCGGTGTACCGGGTGCTGCCCTGGTGGTCGGTGCCGCACGACAAGGCCGGGGGAGGCGTCCGGTGA
- the paaC gene encoding 1,2-phenylacetyl-CoA epoxidase subunit PaaC, translating into MTTTVPTTAALALGDDALVLSHRLGEWAGHAPVLEEEVALANIALDLLGQARVLLSLVGDEDELAYLREERAFRNLQLVEQPNGDFAHTIARQLYFSTYQHLLYAELATGDGPFAPLAAKAVKEVAYHRDHAEQWALRLGDGTDESHERMRRACEALWRFTGEMFEPVEGLDVDGERLRSAWLESVGEVLSRATLPLPEGPPSGAWSAGAGRQGLHTESFGRMLAEMQHLHRSHPGASW; encoded by the coding sequence GTGACGACCACGGTTCCCACGACGGCCGCCCTCGCCCTGGGCGACGACGCCCTGGTGCTCTCCCACCGCCTGGGCGAATGGGCCGGCCACGCCCCCGTGCTGGAGGAGGAGGTCGCCCTCGCCAACATCGCGCTGGACCTGCTCGGCCAGGCCCGCGTGCTGCTGTCGCTGGTCGGCGACGAGGACGAGCTGGCGTATCTGCGCGAAGAGCGCGCCTTCCGCAACCTCCAACTGGTGGAGCAGCCGAACGGCGACTTCGCCCACACCATCGCCCGCCAGCTGTACTTCTCGACCTACCAGCACCTGCTCTACGCCGAACTGGCCACCGGCGACGGCCCCTTCGCCCCGCTCGCCGCGAAGGCCGTCAAGGAGGTCGCCTACCACCGCGACCACGCCGAGCAGTGGGCCCTGCGGCTCGGCGACGGCACCGACGAGAGCCATGAGCGGATGCGGCGGGCGTGCGAGGCGCTGTGGCGGTTCACCGGCGAGATGTTCGAGCCGGTGGAGGGCCTGGACGTGGACGGGGAGCGGCTGCGGTCGGCCTGGCTGGAGTCGGTCGGCGAGGTCCTGAGCCGGGCCACGCTCCCGCTCCCCGAGGGGCCGCCGTCCGGGGCGTGGAGCGCGGGCGCGGGCCGGCAGGGCCTGCACACCGAGTCGTTCGGGCGGATGCTCGCCGAGATGCAGCATCTGCACCGCAGCCACCCGGGGGCGTCATGGTGA